The following are from one region of the Leptospira perdikensis genome:
- a CDS encoding ankyrin repeat domain-containing protein gives MRSEDRFHNLYYQVAIGNTERVKQLITLGYDINSPEDTFERLTPLMIASKEGHTEIVSLLVFMKVQLDAKTRNGHTALMMASYNRYPKIVRILLDAGANPNLATNEGHTALSEILFSEREEIVRLLMEKGAK, from the coding sequence ATGAGATCAGAAGATCGATTTCACAATCTTTATTACCAGGTTGCAATAGGTAATACGGAAAGAGTAAAACAACTAATAACTTTAGGATACGATATCAATAGTCCCGAAGACACATTTGAAAGACTAACACCTCTTATGATTGCTTCTAAAGAAGGTCACACGGAAATTGTATCACTATTAGTTTTCATGAAAGTCCAATTAGATGCAAAAACTAGAAATGGACACACTGCCCTAATGATGGCATCTTATAACCGTTATCCGAAAATAGTTAGGATATTACTTGATGCAGGAGCAAATCCTAATTTAGCCACGAATGAGGGACACACTGCCTTGTCCGAAATTCTCTTTTCCGAAAGAGAAGAGATTGTTAGGTTATTGATGGAGAAAGGAGCTAAATGA
- a CDS encoding TfoX/Sxy family protein yields the protein MEGQTNVEEKKMFGGLCFMVNGKMCICVRSDEIMCRIDPETFESILSKKKARPMIHNGHLMKGFVFVKEEDIKTKKEIGYWIQLSLEYNQKSLPGKKKAKKKSLEIASPQKNK from the coding sequence ATGGAAGGACAAACAAATGTAGAAGAGAAAAAAATGTTTGGTGGCTTATGTTTTATGGTAAACGGTAAAATGTGTATCTGCGTCAGAAGTGATGAAATCATGTGCAGAATCGATCCTGAAACTTTTGAATCCATTCTATCGAAGAAAAAGGCGCGCCCGATGATCCATAACGGACACCTGATGAAAGGATTTGTTTTCGTTAAGGAAGAAGATATAAAAACAAAAAAAGAAATTGGATATTGGATTCAATTATCTCTCGAGTACAATCAAAAATCTCTACCAGGAAAGAAAAAAGCCAAAAAAAAGAGTTTGGAAATCGCTTCTCCCCAAAAAAATAAATAA
- a CDS encoding LA_0442/LA_0875 N-terminal domain-containing protein, which translates to MKKIMNLLFLAFLFSNVSLSSETIQLKSGEKWEGSILGQDKDSVTIKLADGNTKVISKSVIRKVSFAKKSESSPLKIEPQISEKEKKIKEEKELAEKQKLEEENLKSKEEKQKKRENQLSNAKRHYLEGSFGVGSGEGQSELRPFFQTIQVAGLLFSSGGQAELQSTPYKSKNHSATTRLFYAWDRFTVEVRGTEAKGNLDIGGIQTLAYGSGGGSSSSSTDRSANVLLGNGDTKFQKLSSRVGFSPYPHPVLDLQILGGLERIWTKSHQEVDSVGGITTTGINPNRVSYRETNNSFKGYSLGIGFEWKFWERFTLQGQVLHLDMRGPSSFRSNEFRLDTTPFRYNHYGLDYQWKSTGTEVNVKFTTKIKGDFSLFVEASNMTLNNKLQSGYITENEGGGNTDPSQILLKVYGPQILIPMLYDSKTILSYVQVGANYRFNF; encoded by the coding sequence ATGAAAAAAATAATGAACCTTTTGTTTCTCGCCTTTCTTTTTTCCAATGTATCTCTTTCGAGTGAAACGATTCAACTTAAGTCCGGAGAAAAATGGGAAGGTTCCATCCTCGGCCAAGACAAAGATTCTGTGACAATTAAACTTGCAGACGGTAATACGAAAGTGATTTCGAAGTCGGTGATCCGTAAAGTTTCCTTTGCAAAGAAGTCCGAATCCTCTCCTCTTAAAATAGAACCTCAGATTTCGGAGAAAGAAAAGAAAATCAAAGAAGAAAAAGAACTCGCAGAAAAACAAAAACTGGAAGAAGAGAATCTCAAATCTAAGGAAGAAAAGCAGAAAAAAAGAGAGAATCAACTTTCCAATGCGAAACGACATTATCTAGAAGGTTCCTTTGGAGTCGGAAGTGGTGAGGGCCAATCAGAACTCCGTCCTTTCTTTCAAACCATTCAGGTTGCTGGACTTCTTTTTAGCAGTGGCGGTCAAGCCGAGCTCCAATCGACCCCGTATAAAAGTAAAAATCACAGTGCCACAACACGTTTGTTTTACGCTTGGGACCGGTTCACCGTTGAGGTTCGTGGAACAGAAGCGAAAGGAAATTTAGACATAGGTGGCATTCAGACTCTTGCTTACGGGAGTGGAGGAGGTTCTTCTTCTTCCTCTACTGACCGATCTGCAAATGTCCTTCTGGGAAACGGAGATACAAAGTTTCAAAAACTTTCCTCAAGGGTCGGTTTTTCTCCTTACCCACACCCGGTTTTAGACCTTCAAATTTTAGGAGGGCTAGAAAGAATTTGGACAAAGAGCCATCAAGAAGTTGATAGTGTCGGAGGGATTACTACCACTGGAATCAATCCCAACCGAGTGAGTTACCGGGAAACAAACAATTCGTTCAAAGGTTATAGTCTAGGGATTGGATTCGAATGGAAATTTTGGGAAAGGTTTACTCTACAAGGACAGGTTTTGCATTTGGATATGCGAGGTCCGTCCTCGTTTCGAAGTAACGAATTTCGATTAGATACCACTCCTTTTAGATACAATCATTATGGACTAGACTATCAATGGAAATCTACGGGAACCGAAGTGAATGTGAAATTCACAACAAAGATCAAAGGTGATTTCAGTTTATTCGTTGAAGCAAGTAACATGACCCTGAATAACAAATTACAGTCAGGTTATATAACAGAAAATGAAGGTGGAGGAAATACAGATCCATCCCAAATTTTACTAAAAGTGTATGGACCTCAAATATTAATTCCTATGTTATATGATTCTAAGACGATACTGTCATACGTTCAAGTTGGTGCAAACTATCGTTTTAATTTTTAG
- a CDS encoding LysR family transcriptional regulator, producing MEFRQIVYFLEISESGTFQKAASRLGLTQPALSKQIFLLEKELGVSVLERGGRSVRLTHEGEKFYQYSIRMKELWEEIQNGFSKENELKGNYSISAGGTVSAWILPQILKEILKSRQGLSLSVREGDATETKNAVLKGEVDLGILTGPITDSSLNVLEFLSDQIFPCAAKDHPIFLKKKIRIEDLKKQSFVFFHPGSALRKAVEKKIKSFSKEFSSNIAMELRSVESVIKSLEAGLGIGFLSEYSMNPKLKKIKFEDWNVERKFYLCYRKKSGPGLTMLAEEILRSAEKWRLEKETFPN from the coding sequence ATGGAATTCAGACAGATCGTTTATTTTCTAGAAATCTCAGAATCAGGCACATTCCAAAAGGCAGCATCCCGTTTGGGATTAACACAACCTGCACTCTCTAAACAGATTTTTCTTTTGGAAAAGGAATTAGGAGTCAGTGTTTTGGAAAGAGGAGGAAGGTCGGTTCGCCTAACACACGAAGGAGAAAAATTCTATCAATATTCGATTAGAATGAAAGAATTATGGGAAGAAATACAAAACGGCTTTTCTAAAGAAAATGAACTAAAAGGTAACTATTCTATTTCTGCGGGAGGGACCGTTTCTGCTTGGATTTTACCACAAATCTTAAAGGAAATCTTAAAATCAAGACAAGGACTTTCTCTTTCGGTCAGAGAAGGAGACGCTACAGAAACGAAAAACGCTGTGTTAAAAGGTGAAGTCGATCTAGGGATTTTGACGGGTCCTATAACAGACTCTAGTCTGAATGTTTTAGAATTTTTATCCGATCAGATCTTTCCATGTGCCGCAAAAGATCATCCTATCTTTCTAAAAAAGAAAATTAGAATCGAAGACTTAAAAAAACAATCTTTCGTATTCTTCCACCCAGGTTCTGCTCTAAGAAAGGCAGTGGAAAAGAAGATCAAATCATTTTCAAAAGAATTTAGTTCTAACATTGCCATGGAATTGAGAAGTGTAGAATCCGTGATCAAATCATTGGAAGCGGGACTCGGAATCGGTTTTTTATCTGAATATTCCATGAATCCAAAACTAAAAAAAATTAAATTCGAAGATTGGAATGTAGAAAGAAAATTTTACCTCTGTTATCGCAAAAAATCTGGCCCCGGACTTACAATGCTTGCGGAAGAAATTTTAAGATCCGCAGAGAAATGGAGACTCGAGAAGGAAACTTTTCCCAATTAA
- the leuC gene encoding 3-isopropylmalate dehydratase large subunit, translating into MGQTLYDKIWESHRISENSDSESILYVDRHILHEVTSAQAFEGLRTKKRDVRRKDLTFGVVDHNVSTRDRKNRDAAGPISRLQIDTMEKNCKDFGIRLFGPEDPEQGIVHVLGPELGFTTPGSVIVCGDSHTATHGAFGALAFGIGTSEVEHVLATQTLKQAKTKSMSVRFVGKPGFGITAKDVVLALIGKMGTSGGRGYTLEYSGEWIRSLSMEGRMTLCNMSIEAGARASLVAPDQITFDYLKDRKLVPKGKSFQEAIEYWKTFFTDKDAVFDEIIELDISNIEPQVTWGTNPSQSLSIDGVIPNPEEFQDKRARETAENALAYMDLKPGTPISEIRIDKVFIGSCTNSRIEDLRSAAVVAKGKKVHPGVQALVVPGSGAVKRQAELEGLDLIFKEAGFEWREPGCSLCLAMNDDVLKPGERCASTSNRNFEGRQGRGGRTHLVSPSMAAAAAVTGKFVDVRKLA; encoded by the coding sequence ATGGGACAAACTCTATATGACAAAATTTGGGAAAGTCATCGGATCTCGGAGAATTCTGACTCTGAATCTATTTTATACGTGGACCGCCATATCCTACATGAAGTGACTTCTGCCCAAGCATTCGAAGGATTAAGAACTAAGAAGAGGGACGTAAGAAGGAAGGATCTCACTTTTGGTGTTGTGGATCATAATGTTTCCACAAGAGATCGTAAGAACAGAGATGCAGCAGGACCTATCTCCCGATTGCAGATCGATACAATGGAGAAAAACTGCAAAGATTTTGGAATCCGTTTGTTTGGTCCGGAAGATCCTGAACAAGGGATTGTGCATGTGTTAGGTCCTGAGTTAGGGTTCACAACTCCTGGATCTGTGATTGTATGCGGAGATTCTCATACGGCAACTCATGGAGCCTTTGGGGCATTGGCCTTTGGAATCGGAACAAGCGAAGTCGAACATGTGCTTGCAACACAAACTCTCAAACAGGCGAAAACAAAATCAATGTCCGTTCGATTTGTTGGGAAACCTGGATTTGGAATCACTGCAAAAGATGTAGTCCTCGCACTCATTGGAAAGATGGGAACCTCGGGTGGAAGGGGTTACACTTTAGAATATTCAGGAGAATGGATTCGTTCTCTTTCTATGGAAGGGAGAATGACTCTTTGTAATATGAGTATCGAAGCGGGAGCCAGGGCAAGTCTTGTGGCACCGGACCAAATCACATTTGATTATTTGAAAGATAGAAAACTTGTCCCGAAAGGAAAAAGTTTTCAGGAAGCAATCGAATATTGGAAAACGTTTTTCACAGATAAAGATGCCGTTTTTGATGAGATAATAGAATTAGATATTTCTAATATAGAACCTCAAGTCACTTGGGGAACAAATCCATCTCAATCTTTATCTATCGATGGAGTGATCCCAAATCCAGAAGAATTCCAAGACAAACGTGCTAGAGAGACAGCAGAGAATGCCTTGGCGTATATGGATTTAAAACCAGGAACTCCCATTTCGGAGATCAGAATTGATAAGGTATTCATAGGCTCTTGTACAAATTCAAGGATAGAAGACTTACGGTCTGCGGCAGTTGTTGCCAAAGGAAAAAAAGTCCATCCTGGAGTGCAAGCTTTGGTGGTTCCGGGTTCAGGTGCTGTGAAACGACAGGCTGAGTTGGAAGGTTTGGATTTAATTTTTAAAGAGGCCGGATTTGAATGGAGAGAACCTGGTTGTTCTCTTTGTCTTGCTATGAACGACGACGTGTTAAAACCGGGGGAAAGATGTGCCTCCACTTCTAACCGCAACTTCGAAGGAAGACAAGGTAGAGGTGGAAGAACTCATTTAGTCAGTCCTTCGATGGCAGCTGCCGCAGCAGTGACTGGAAAATTTGTAGATGTGAGGAAATTAGCATGA
- the leuD gene encoding 3-isopropylmalate dehydratase small subunit, protein MSLNNWTIHSGVAVSIPREDIDTDQILPKQFMKLIDKKGFGKHLFHDWRYLDLEGKIPNPKFVLNQEGLKNASVLIAGKNFGCGSSREHAPWALSDFGFRVILAPSFADIFSINSAKNGIALVRLKEEEIHSLNEWVSKNPGSQIRINLENLEVQAGDQTFFFLLDSASVNRIRNGWDDIDTTLKNESEIFEFERIRKTEKSFLEVFW, encoded by the coding sequence ATGAGCTTAAACAATTGGACAATCCATTCGGGAGTTGCCGTTTCAATCCCTAGGGAAGATATTGATACGGACCAAATACTTCCAAAACAATTTATGAAACTCATCGATAAAAAGGGTTTTGGTAAACATTTATTTCATGATTGGCGGTATTTGGACTTAGAAGGAAAGATTCCTAATCCTAAATTCGTTTTGAACCAGGAAGGATTAAAAAATGCCAGCGTGCTCATTGCAGGAAAAAATTTTGGCTGTGGTTCGAGTAGAGAACATGCACCTTGGGCACTTTCTGATTTTGGATTCAGAGTCATTTTGGCTCCGTCTTTTGCGGATATATTTTCTATTAATTCTGCGAAGAATGGGATCGCACTTGTTCGATTGAAAGAAGAAGAAATCCATTCTCTAAATGAATGGGTTTCTAAAAATCCTGGATCTCAAATTAGGATCAATTTAGAAAATTTGGAAGTACAAGCGGGAGACCAAACATTCTTCTTTCTTTTGGATTCTGCTTCCGTCAATCGGATCCGGAATGGTTGGGATGATATTGATACCACTCTAAAAAATGAAAGTGAGATCTTCGAATTCGAACGGATACGAAAAACGGAAAAATCATTTTTGGAAGTGTTTTGGTAA